The following proteins are co-located in the Spea bombifrons isolate aSpeBom1 chromosome 3, aSpeBom1.2.pri, whole genome shotgun sequence genome:
- the SMLR1 gene encoding small leucine-rich protein 1 yields the protein MGHIISEFVRELPALYIFGGIFLPVTLLLLGIMSYLRIKLDEVNEELARARDPRDALQDYYFQYNKLKASKRQRLRKM from the exons ATGGGTCACATAATATCTGAGTTTGTTAGAGAGCTGCCTGCACTTTATATATTTGGTGGGATCTTTCTACCAGTTACCTTACTTCTTCTAGGGATCATGTCATACTTAAGGATAAAGCTTGATGAAG TAAACGAAGAACTGGCTCGGGCTCGTGACCCTAGAGATGCGCTGCAGGATTATTACTTCCAATACAACAAGCTAAAGGCCTCCAAAAGGCAACGCCTcaggaaaatgtaa